GATATTATTTCTAGAAGGAACAACTACAGCGCTCATCCCAATTGCCTGAATGCTTTCAAAAGGAATAACTTTGGCACTATGAAATAAGCCGCCTTCATCTACTAGGAAACCCAGCAATCTATTGCTATCTTGGTCGAAAATTAGATCTTTAATTCTTGTAATTCTCTCACCCGTATCGTAACTAACTACGAGTCTACCGATTAGATCGCTACCTTTAAGCATATTTTTACCTAAATTTCTAGAAAATGATATTTTTATTGACAGTTTGTTTGGCACTTTCTAGCAATAATCTTTCCTTCTGCGAAGAATCTGGTGGGAAGATATTTCTAAATTCTTTTTCTAGCCATTGAGGATGTACGAATCGATAGTAGTATAGTAGACCGCCAGTCAATATTAAAAAGCTTAATAGTAAGGATACTGTAGGGATACTGTTAGATTTTTTGCCTACTAATCTTGGCATTATCGTTCTCCTTCTTTGATTTAATTTAAGGTCATTGACAGTTAATTTTAGTAGGCAAAATAATTCAATTCAGAGAGTAGAAATCAAGCTAATGGATTATTTGCTAATAGAATCTTGCTGCTTCTGCACGACAAATTTCTGATTACTAATAGTTGTAACCTAGAATCTAGTTGAGAAGCCACTTCAAAGTGATAGAATGCCAAGTCTATCTTCCGAAAGATCTATTGTTTAGAACAACTATTCTAGAGATAGATACTTCCCTATATCTCAAGGTTTTTATGGGTTTATAAGTTATGAATAATTCTGACAATAGACAAAAAATCGCCTCAGATGCAGCCATAATCTGAAGCGATCGCTATCTATAATTTAAAATCTAATAGTCTTGAACCTAATCTAATTAAGCTGCACTCAAGCCTAAAGCAGACATACGCATAATATCGCGGGTGTTGAATCCAATATTGCTCAAGGCTTCACCGTAAGCAATCATGAAGTCTTCTACCATTGCGTCACGTTCCATACCCAACACGCGAGCATCATTTTCGACTTGGTTGAGCATTTTCCAAACTAAAGGTAAGTTTTGGCGGTTGGCTGCTTCCATTTCCGCTTTAGACTCTTCAAAATGCTCGTGAAGCCAAACTTCCCCAAAATTCAGGTGGGTGTACTCATCTTTGACTACCCCTTCAGTAATTTTCCGAGCGAAGGGATCTGCCATTGGGATATAGATATGATAGGCAGAGATGGCAAAACATTCAATAATCAAAGATTGAATGACTAAACAGGTGACTAATTTTCCTTCTGCGGCGGCGGTTTGGAAGTTTTGGTGTAGTTCAGAGAAAAACTTGACTGCAAATTCCATATCTGGAGTTACCGCCAAGTTACGAGCGCAAGCTTCAAATCCCTTTTTGTGGCGGCTTTCCATTTTGGATAAGCGGATCAATTCCTCTTTCTGGTCTGGTAAGATTTCTCCTAGCTGGATGTAGTTGTCTTGGGCTTCTCGTTCGCCTTCAATGACGATCGCATTAATTCGACTGTAGGCATCTTTGTAAGTTTCACTTTTATAATCGAGTTCTGGGGTGGCTGCAATAGACGGCATAATTGCTAATATCTCCTGTGGCTCAATAGCACTAAACTAAAACTAATTTCCCTTGTAGATAGGGTTTCGGTCAGATCGGGCGAGTTGGACTTACTTAGTGTCTTAGTTCAACCTTAACGCTGATAGCCATACATTGACCATCTTTAAACAATATCTGATTCAATCTAAGAAACATAGGGAGAAAAACTTATCAATGTCCGAGAGCGATCGCTATAATTATCCCTTTAACTGGTCAGCCATGTTGCGTCTGGGCATACTGTTGGCTGGTGCTGGTCTAATTTTACTACCTCTGGGCATCGTGTTTCTGACTTCTTTGACACCAGCAGGTGCGGTTTCTCTGGGAATCGCCAATTCTCTCATCCCCTCAGCCTGGACAACGGAAAATTACCAAAAAGCTTGGCAAATGGGCAAGTTTTGGCTGGCTTTTGCTAATTCTACATTGGTTGCTTTAGCTGTTACGGCTACTCAAATCTTCACCTCTGCATTAGCTGGATATGCTTTAGCTAGACTCAAATTTAAAGGTAGACAAGCGATATTATTAATCATAATAGCTACCTTAGTTATCCCTTTTCAAATGTTAGTTATTCCCATCTTTTTAGTTTTAAAATGGGGACACTTAATCAACACTTATGGCGCTTTGATTTTACCAACAGCCGCCAATGGATTGGGGATTTTTCTGATGCGTCAATATTTCCAAACTATTCCTATCGAAATCGAAGAAGCCGCCGCCATTGATGGAGCAAATCGCTGGCAAATATTGTGGGAATTAATGTTACCTTTATCCCGTCCAGCTTTAGTTACGTTATTTTTATTTACTTTTATTGGTGAGTGGAACGATCTATTTAAGCCATTAGTATTCACGACTAAACCTTCTCTCCGCACTGTTCAATTAGCCTTAGCAGACTTTCAAGAACAGTTTACTAATAATTGGCCCTTACTTATGGCAGCAGTGACGATCGCTACTGTTCCAGTAGTGCTAATTTTCTTGGTGGGACAAAAGCAATTTATTAGGGGAATTGCAACAACTGGGGTTAAAAATTAGTCAAAAATGGGCAGAGCAAAGGGTTTGATACCTGTGTTACAAACATCAAAATTAGACGCTGATTATACCAATTCCAGAAAGTCATGCTACACCCCAATGTGTAGCCCAATAAAATAAAAATGGTATTATACGCTGACCACGAAGACACGAATAACAAGCAGAGAAAGCTATTTCTAAATAGATGCAAAAAATAGGTTTAATCGCAATTTGGATATCTTTTGGATTGTGGGGTGTGGTGGGAATTGTATCTATTTCATCTCTGAGTATTTCTCAAAAAGCGATCTCAATTCCGATACTTCTATTGGTTTCAGAAATTGCTTTTTGGTTGGGCGTAGTTCTGGTGGGAAAAACTGTTGCCGATCACTATCGCGAACAATTAAATCCACGTCGATTGTGGGTGGTAATTAAGATGTTTTGGCAGCGTTGGTTTTAGCTTGAATTTATACCAATTCTTGAAATTCACGCTACAGATCCAAACGTAGAGACGTTGCAATGCAACGTCTCTACACACCAATTATGTAGCCCAACAAAATTAAAATGGTACGCTCAATGTTGGATTATGCTAAATTAACTTAAAATTTTGAGGCGCACTAAATTTTCGCCAGAGTCATCTAAGGCGACTTCTAGAGTGTCTCCAGAGAGGCGTTCTAGGCAGGTGAGAAGCGATCGCAAGCTGGGGGTACTCGCACCTGTGTCTACATATAAGCGATCGGCTAGGCTCCCTAAGCGTTTCCAAACGGTGTAAAATTTGGCTATGGTTTGTTCTAAGGTAGCGGCTTGTTTGACTAAATCGGCGACTGTGTTCAAACAGCCTACCCGCAAAGCTTCTTCTAATGCCCTTTCTAAATCTAGAGAACTTTGATTTAAGGCTTGAACTTGAGCGCCTGCGTCTAGATATCTCGATAAATTACGCGCGTCCGTAGTTAGTTGTTTGACGGTATCTAAATCGGGATTGCTAGTAATTTCGTGCTGGATGCTTTGTTGATGGCTTTCGGGGAGTTTTTCCATTTCTTTGACTAAAGGTGCCAAATAACGGGGAGACATAGCCCCTGAAGCCGCTTTTTCTTTAACTTCGTCAGGGAGTAAGTCAGAACTCATCGCCGTCCATTGGTCTGTCAGTTCCCGTACCTCTCTTCTGGTGATGCGATCGCCATCTTTCGCCGCTTTAGTCACTAATTCTTGCACTTCTGGATCTGATTTCGCTGTCTCTACAAATGCCCGTTTACTGAAGTTATTAATCGCTTTAGCATCTAAATTACCAGCTTCTAGCAAAGTATCGGCACTATTAGCTAATTCAATCCAAGCATAAGCCTGACTTTTGCTAATTTCTCGGTCTTTAAGCCAGTTGAGAAACCCTGCACCGCGTCCGTTTCCGCCCTTTTTCTCGCGATCGCGCACCACTTTTAAAATTCTACCGCGCCAGATCTCTGTTTGCAGATCGAAGCGATCGCATACCACCCATGCAGTATCCACCTGGTGACTAAACTCAAATTCCCCAATTTCTTCATCTTCTGGATCGGGCAAATCTAAGTTTAATTCCGTACCAATGCTCAAAGCTGCAACTAAAGAGTCGCTATCGGCTGATAACTCATTATTTGGGCTGGCAATCCCGTTAGGAGCGGATATTTCGGGATCTGGGTCAAAGGGAACAGACATGAATGCGATCGCGTGAAGAACAGAGCCATCATTATCCCATAACCTGAGTTCGGAATTAGGAGTTTCTTCGCAGGAGACGCTGCGCGCAATTTACTGCTGTACTGAGCTAATATGACCTGCAAATATCCGCCAAGCGTTATTTTCTTCAAGATGCCATACCCGCGTGTAGCGCAAGTCGTCGTCGATTGGCGTACCGCAATAGGTTCCCGCAATCCGAATGCGGACTGAGACTACAGCAAAACCGTTACCGACACTGACTACTTGTTCCGAGGGTTCAATTTTCTGAAAGTCAACCTCGCCACTTCCATGCAATTCCAAATCTTCTTGCTTGCTAAAAACTTGACCCAAGTGAGTAGTGAAGATAAGATTGTCTGAAATTAGTTCGTCGAGTTCTGCCACGTCTGAGGCAAGCATTGCCAGTCGCAGACGCTCTTCAGCAAGATTTATCTGGTCTTCAATGCTAGTTAGCATGGGGATAACCTCAATGAAGTGGTTTAACTGTTCATTATAGATAATTTTTAGGGATTATAGATATAAATCAATCTATTGTCCTATTTTCACACCTCGATAGTAGTGGCGCAAAATCCGGTCATAGCTACTTCCTTGTAGGGCTAGTTTATACGCTCCCCACTGACTCAATCCTAACCCGTGACCGAAGCCGTTACCTTCGATAGTAAAGCCGCTATCGGTGGGAATTACTCTAAATTTAGTACTTCTCAACCCCAAACGTTCTCGTAATTGCACTCCCGTAAAGTATTTAGAACTACCTACACCAACTACTTTCATTTTTAATACCCTTCCATAGGGACTACGACGGAGGGAAATAAATCTTTTGACATTACTTACACCCAACCTACTGCTAACTTGACTGGGAGAGAATCTTTTAATCCACTGATAAGCTGGGGTATCTCGATCGTAATCGGGAACGCCACGCAAGTAGGGTAAAGAGTTTGACCAGACATTTTCTACGTTTTCGGTGTGTCCGCCCCCAGCAGCATGGAAAACGGCTAGAATTGGCTTGCCACTGTAGGTCATAATCTGGGAAGTAGTAGCGTTGACAGCTTCTTGAGTATTGAGAGATTCTGTATTTAAACCTTTATATACCTGCCAAATTACGGTATTTCCCATGTCAAATAAGGCACTGGGCGAGGTTTTGAGTTTATATAGGGTGTAGGTACGGGCGGCGACGGCTTGCGCTTTTAAAGCCTCTAGGGGCCAATGTGGATGCATTTCTGCGCCGATGACGCTGTAAAGATATTGCTCTAAATCGACGTTATTAATGGCAAATAAACCAGATTTAGTAGCTAATAATCTTACTTTTCCCCGATACCAGCCATTTCCAATCCAGACGTAACCGCCAGCTTCTGGTTCGATTAATAATTGGCTTCCTCGCCATTGTTTAAAAACTACTTTTCCGCCACGCAATTGTCCGAGAGAACTATCTAGAGGCGGAATTTTTCCCAAAATTCGCCCAGTGCGATCGCGCACAATCCCAGGAGTAGAGGTTCCCACTTTGATACTAGTTACTCTTTGGGCGATCGCTACTCGCAATAATCTGGCTGCTTGGCTGGGAATCGCCATCAACCACAGCCATCCAAGGGTTAATCCAAGTAAGCTAAGTCGGTTAAGCATGAGAAGGAAGAAGGAAAATCTAGAATTACCCAGAGATATCATAGGTAGGGTAGGCATTGCCTACCCTACTCTACTGAAAATTAGTCTTTGATGGGATATGTGACGAAGAGATCTCGACGAAGTTGCACTTCGGCGGGAGTATTGGGATTGTAAGGTGGTAACAGCCTTAAATCTCCATATCCTAGAGGTAAGGGGAGAGATTCACCAGTTTCTGTGACGCATAAAGGCACGACAATATCATAAAAGAAAGATTCTGAGACTGTAGGTACGTCACTGAGTTTAACCTTTAAAGAGGAGGCTATAGCTTCGGCCCGCAAGCGAGCATCTTTGACAGCAGCTTGATAAGCTGCGGTAGTTAGTGCTTGACAGTCTTTGATGGCGTATCCAACATTGACAGTTTCTACCGATACTTTAGCTTTGTCTCTAGCAGCATCTTTTACCTGGTTGACGATGGTTTCCATCCGACTCCGAGTGGGTTTATCTACCTCGAAGATGATTTTAGGTTTCGTCGCACTAAACGGGATGATGCTGGTGACATCAAGTTCCACTTTAATATCTTTAGCAGGTATACCCAGAGTTGCGATCGCATCTACAACTGGTTGTAAATTATCTTTCGTAATTGGTTTAGGAATAGGTAGAGGTAAGGTACTATCAGGCGCAGGTGGAGTTTGGCGAACGAAGGTAAATTCCAGACGTGCTTTATCTGCGGGGAGACGCACCTGTCCTTGACCAAAAACCTGAATCCCTTGGCGATCGCTCACTGGTGGATAATACAATTGAGCTGCTCTATCCGATTGACTACTTTCTCCAGAGTTTAAAGTCAGGTTTTTCGCCAAACTACTCGGACTCATCCAGGCGTTCATCGCGAAAATAGTCGTTACTAGAGGGAAGATGGATAGTTT
This genomic window from Merismopedia glauca CCAP 1448/3 contains:
- a CDS encoding transporter suffix domain-containing protein, yielding MQKIGLIAIWISFGLWGVVGIVSISSLSISQKAISIPILLLVSEIAFWLGVVLVGKTVADHYREQLNPRRLWVVIKMFWQRWF
- a CDS encoding carbohydrate ABC transporter permease, with translation MSESDRYNYPFNWSAMLRLGILLAGAGLILLPLGIVFLTSLTPAGAVSLGIANSLIPSAWTTENYQKAWQMGKFWLAFANSTLVALAVTATQIFTSALAGYALARLKFKGRQAILLIIIATLVIPFQMLVIPIFLVLKWGHLINTYGALILPTAANGLGIFLMRQYFQTIPIEIEEAAAIDGANRWQILWELMLPLSRPALVTLFLFTFIGEWNDLFKPLVFTTKPSLRTVQLALADFQEQFTNNWPLLMAAVTIATVPVVLIFLVGQKQFIRGIATTGVKN
- a CDS encoding aldehyde oxygenase (deformylating) encodes the protein MPSIAATPELDYKSETYKDAYSRINAIVIEGEREAQDNYIQLGEILPDQKEELIRLSKMESRHKKGFEACARNLAVTPDMEFAVKFFSELHQNFQTAAAEGKLVTCLVIQSLIIECFAISAYHIYIPMADPFARKITEGVVKDEYTHLNFGEVWLHEHFEESKAEMEAANRQNLPLVWKMLNQVENDARVLGMERDAMVEDFMIAYGEALSNIGFNTRDIMRMSALGLSAA
- a CDS encoding SpoIID/LytB domain-containing protein gives rise to the protein MPTLPMISLGNSRFSFFLLMLNRLSLLGLTLGWLWLMAIPSQAARLLRVAIAQRVTSIKVGTSTPGIVRDRTGRILGKIPPLDSSLGQLRGGKVVFKQWRGSQLLIEPEAGGYVWIGNGWYRGKVRLLATKSGLFAINNVDLEQYLYSVIGAEMHPHWPLEALKAQAVAARTYTLYKLKTSPSALFDMGNTVIWQVYKGLNTESLNTQEAVNATTSQIMTYSGKPILAVFHAAGGGHTENVENVWSNSLPYLRGVPDYDRDTPAYQWIKRFSPSQVSSRLGVSNVKRFISLRRSPYGRVLKMKVVGVGSSKYFTGVQLRERLGLRSTKFRVIPTDSGFTIEGNGFGHGLGLSQWGAYKLALQGSSYDRILRHYYRGVKIGQ
- a CDS encoding nuclear transport factor 2 family protein — protein: MLTSIEDQINLAEERLRLAMLASDVAELDELISDNLIFTTHLGQVFSKQEDLELHGSGEVDFQKIEPSEQVVSVGNGFAVVSVRIRIAGTYCGTPIDDDLRYTRVWHLEENNAWRIFAGHISSVQQ
- a CDS encoding SIMPL domain-containing protein (The SIMPL domain is named for its presence in mouse protein SIMPL (signalling molecule that associates with mouse pelle-like kinase). Bacterial member BP26, from Brucella, was shown to assemble into a channel-like structure, while YggE from E. coli has been associated with resistance to oxidative stress.), producing the protein MKKLSIFPLVTTIFAMNAWMSPSSLAKNLTLNSGESSQSDRAAQLYYPPVSDRQGIQVFGQGQVRLPADKARLEFTFVRQTPPAPDSTLPLPIPKPITKDNLQPVVDAIATLGIPAKDIKVELDVTSIIPFSATKPKIIFEVDKPTRSRMETIVNQVKDAARDKAKVSVETVNVGYAIKDCQALTTAAYQAAVKDARLRAEAIASSLKVKLSDVPTVSESFFYDIVVPLCVTETGESLPLPLGYGDLRLLPPYNPNTPAEVQLRRDLFVTYPIKD